CGTTAACAACGCTAGGTGAATACTCTTCTGTGCCTGTGGTTAATAGCTTATGTGATTTATATCACCCGTGCCAGGCACTGGCTGACTTTTTAACACTTCAAGAAGTACATGGCGATGTAAGCGAGCTTAAAGTGGCTTACTTAGGTGAGGGTAATAATGTAACTCACTCATTAATGCTACTAGCTGCCACATTGGGTACTGATTTTGTAGCGGTAACGCCAAAAGGCAGCTCGCCTGACTCGCAAATTCTTAAAAAGGCTGAACAAATAGCAGCAATGAATGGCGCATCAGTAATGGTAAGTGACCGTGTAGAAGCGGCTGTTGGCGCAAACGTTGTTTACGCCGATACATGGGTTTCAATGGGGGACGATACCCCACTTGAGCTTGTAAAAGAAAAATACATGCCTTATCAGCTAAACCAAGCATTGCTAGATCAAACAGGGGCGACTACGGTATTACATTGCCAACCGGCACACCGTGAGTTTGAAATTACCTCTGAGGTAATGGATGGCCCTGCATCTAAAATTATTCAACAAGCAGAGAATCGCATGCATGCGCAAAATGCTCTGTTAGTTACATTACTAAATCCAAATTTTGTTAAGGAACACCTATGAGTTCAATTAAAAAAGTCGTTTTAGCCTATTCAGGTGGTCTTGATACGTCGGCTATCGTGCCATGGTTAAAAGAAAACTACGGCTGTGAAGTAATCGCGTTTGTTGCCGATGTAGGCCAAGGCGCTGAAGAGCTTGAAGGCGTTGAAGAAAAAGCAATCGCATCAGGCGCATCTGAGTGTTACGTAGTTGACCTAAAAGATGAAATGGTAAGTGAATACATTTACCCAACGCTTAAAACCGGTTCAATTTACGAAGGTACTTATTTACTCGGTACGTCAATGGCGCGCCCTATTATTGCTAAAGCGCAAGTTGAAATTGCACGTAAAGTAGGTGCCGATGCACTTTCTCATGGTTGTACTGGTAAAGGTAATGACCAAGTTCGTTTTGAATCGTGTTTTGCAGCGCTTGCACCCGATTTAAAAGTAATTGCACCATGGCGTGAGTGGGATTTATCAAGCCGTGAATCATTATTAGATTACTTAGCTGAGCGTGATATTCCGTGCTCTGCTTCTGCTACAAAAATATACAGCCGTGATGCTAACGCGTGGCATATTTCGCACGAAGGTGGTGAGCTTGAAGACCCATGGTGCGAGCCTAGCGACCAAGTGTGGACGTGGACTAACTCTCCTGAGCAAGCACCTGATAAAGCTGAGCATGTAACACTTACGGTTATTGAAGGTGAAGTAGTTGCCGTAAATGGTGAGCAGCTTAAACCTTACGACTGTTTAGTTAAATTAAACGACATTGCTGCACCGCATGGCGTTGGCCGTGTAGACATTGTAGAAAACCGTTTAGTAGGCATGAAATCACGCGGCTGTTACGAAACGCCAGGTGGCACTGTAATTATGGCGGCACTGCAAGCTATTGATGAGCTAGTACTTGATAAATCAAGCCGTAAGTGGAAAGAAGTATTAGGCGGTGAGTTTTCGCACTTAGTTTATGATGGTCGTTGGTTTACACCTCTTAAAGATTCTATTTTAGCGGGCGCAGAAGCGCTTTCTACACTAGCAACGGGTGAAGTTGTACTTAAGCTTTATAAAGGCCAAGTGACAGCTGTTCAGAAAAAATCACCGAATAGCTTATACAGTGAAGACTTTGCTACCTTCGGTGAAGACGATGTATATGACCAATCGCACGCTGAAGGTTTTATTCGTTTATTCTCGCTTTCGAGCAGAATTTCAGCAATGGCTAAAAAGTAAATTATTTATAGCCCCTTTTAAAAGGGGCATTTCAGGGTTTGGAGAGATTTCATGGCATTATGGGGCGGACGTTTTTCTACGGGTCCAGATGAGGCGTTTAAACAATTTAACGACTCACTTCCGTTCGATTACCAGTTAGCAGAGCAGGATATTATTGGCTCTGTGGCATGGGCAGGCGCACTTGAGCAAGTTAATGTGCTTTCAAGTGACGAGCATACAAAATTAGTAGCAGCATTAAACGAACTGCTAGAAGAAGTAAAAGCAGATCCACAAGCTGTAGCAACCTCTGGTGCTGAGGATATTCACTCGCACGTTGAAGCTGCACTAATCGAAAAAGTAGGCGATTTAGCTAAAAAGCTACACACAGGCCGAAGCCGTAATGACCAAGTAGCTACCGACTTTAGATTATGGTGCCGCGATACTGCCGATCATCTACTTGGTGCTATTGCTGCACTTAAAGCTGAAATTGTAGCGCTTGCTGAGCGTGAACTAGGTACTATTTTACCTGGCTACACTCACTTGCAACGGGCTCAACCGGTATTGTTTAGCCACTGGTGTATGGCCTACGTTGAAATGCTTGAACGTGATGAAAGCCGTCTACAAGATGCCAAAGCACGTTTTAACTTTTGCCCGCTTGGCAGTGGTGCATTAGCGGGTACAGCTTACCCAATAGATCGTCAAGCGTTAGCGCAAGGTCTAGGATTTACAGGTGCGACTAAAAATAGCCTTGACGGTGTATCTGATCGTGACTTTGTAGTAGAGCTTTTAAGTTGTGCATCTATTTCGATGATTCACTTATCGCGTATGTCTGAAGATTTAATTTTTTATAATTCTGGCGAAGCTGGATTTATTGAACTTGCCGATAATGTTACCTCTGGCTCATCGTTAATGCCGCAGAAAAAGAACCCTGATGCACTAGAGCTTATTCGTGGTAAAACTGGCCGTGTATTTGGTGCATTCAGCGCCATGATGATGACCCTAAAAGCACTCCCTCTTGCGTACAATAAAGATATGCAAGAAGACAAAGAAGGTCTTTTTGACGCTATGCCAACTTGGCTTGCCTGTATTCACATGGCGCAAGCGTGTATCAAAGGCGTAAAAGTAAACGGCGATAAAACGCTTGCAGCAGCAAAAGGTGGCCATGCTAATGCAACAGAGCTTGCCGATTACTTAGTAGCTAAAGGTGTGCCATTTAGAGAAGGCCACCACATTGTGGGTGTACTTGTGCAGCTTGCTATAAGCGAAGGTAAAACCTTAGAGGAGCTTTCGCTTGAGCAGTACAAGTCAGTTAATGACGTATTTGAAGATGACGTTTACCCAGTACTTGAAATAGATGCCTGTATTAAAGCACGTCAAGCGCTTGGCGGTACATCTATTGAACAAGTTACTAAAGCGGTTAAAGAAGCCAAAAAAAAACAGCAAATAACGGTACGTGATGCAAATTTAGATGATGTAGAAGATATTGCTAGGCTCATACAGCACTGGGCAACAGTAGGTGAAAATCTACCACGTGCTAAAAGCGACATGGTGCATTCAATTAATGAATTTGCCGTAACAGAAATAAATGGCAAAGTATCAGGCTGTGCGTCGCTGTATATTTATGACACGGGCCTTGCTGAAATACGCTCTTTAGGCATAGATCCACAAAGTGCGGTATCTGGGCAGGGCAGGCAGCTTGTAGAGCACTTATTAGCAAAAGCCAAAAAATTGGCGCTTAATCGCGTGATTGTATTAACGCGCGTGCCAGATTTTTTTGAGCAACAACGTTTTACTTTTTG
The sequence above is drawn from the Pseudoalteromonas espejiana DSM 9414 genome and encodes:
- a CDS encoding ornithine carbamoyltransferase, with the translated sequence MLENFLTGLELDQQGALNLLKLARDLKANPEKYSQVLAGKSVVTLFEKQSLRTRLSFDIGINRLGGHAVYLDQQNGAMGARESVKDFALNISTWADGIVARVNQHSTLTTLGEYSSVPVVNSLCDLYHPCQALADFLTLQEVHGDVSELKVAYLGEGNNVTHSLMLLAATLGTDFVAVTPKGSSPDSQILKKAEQIAAMNGASVMVSDRVEAAVGANVVYADTWVSMGDDTPLELVKEKYMPYQLNQALLDQTGATTVLHCQPAHREFEITSEVMDGPASKIIQQAENRMHAQNALLVTLLNPNFVKEHL
- the argH gene encoding argininosuccinate lyase; amino-acid sequence: MALWGGRFSTGPDEAFKQFNDSLPFDYQLAEQDIIGSVAWAGALEQVNVLSSDEHTKLVAALNELLEEVKADPQAVATSGAEDIHSHVEAALIEKVGDLAKKLHTGRSRNDQVATDFRLWCRDTADHLLGAIAALKAEIVALAERELGTILPGYTHLQRAQPVLFSHWCMAYVEMLERDESRLQDAKARFNFCPLGSGALAGTAYPIDRQALAQGLGFTGATKNSLDGVSDRDFVVELLSCASISMIHLSRMSEDLIFYNSGEAGFIELADNVTSGSSLMPQKKNPDALELIRGKTGRVFGAFSAMMMTLKALPLAYNKDMQEDKEGLFDAMPTWLACIHMAQACIKGVKVNGDKTLAAAKGGHANATELADYLVAKGVPFREGHHIVGVLVQLAISEGKTLEELSLEQYKSVNDVFEDDVYPVLEIDACIKARQALGGTSIEQVTKAVKEAKKKQQITVRDANLDDVEDIARLIQHWATVGENLPRAKSDMVHSINEFAVTEINGKVSGCASLYIYDTGLAEIRSLGIDPQSAVSGQGRQLVEHLLAKAKKLALNRVIVLTRVPDFFEQQRFTFCSKESLPEKVMKDCELCLRKENCDEVAMEYILKPSKRAEIPCKYVA
- a CDS encoding argininosuccinate synthase, whose amino-acid sequence is MSSIKKVVLAYSGGLDTSAIVPWLKENYGCEVIAFVADVGQGAEELEGVEEKAIASGASECYVVDLKDEMVSEYIYPTLKTGSIYEGTYLLGTSMARPIIAKAQVEIARKVGADALSHGCTGKGNDQVRFESCFAALAPDLKVIAPWREWDLSSRESLLDYLAERDIPCSASATKIYSRDANAWHISHEGGELEDPWCEPSDQVWTWTNSPEQAPDKAEHVTLTVIEGEVVAVNGEQLKPYDCLVKLNDIAAPHGVGRVDIVENRLVGMKSRGCYETPGGTVIMAALQAIDELVLDKSSRKWKEVLGGEFSHLVYDGRWFTPLKDSILAGAEALSTLATGEVVLKLYKGQVTAVQKKSPNSLYSEDFATFGEDDVYDQSHAEGFIRLFSLSSRISAMAKK